In Populus alba chromosome 1, ASM523922v2, whole genome shotgun sequence, a single window of DNA contains:
- the LOC118036061 gene encoding uncharacterized protein isoform X2, translating to MATTTNTATTPPPPQQQVDTAMAEELTAKAAHKRYEGLVMVRTKAIKGKGAWYWAHLEPMLVHNTDTGLPKAVKLRCSFCDAVFSASNPSRTASEHLKRGTCPNFNSLPKPISSISPNTALLPSPSCGGSTVVHTSSNRKRPVVSSSGISCSGGVASSTYPVTAVGSTYQVSPLAIVDPSRFSDEIAMLPQQPHLMLSGGKEDLGALAMLEDSVKKLKSPKTLPGQALSKTQIDCAFDYLADWVYESCGSVSFTSLEHPKFRAFLNQVGLPVVSRRDFVGGRLNVKYEEARAESEARIRDAMFFQIASDGWKVKSNGGFGDVNLVNLTVNLPNGTGLYRRAVFVSGSVPSKYAEEVFWETITGICGSLVQQCVGIVADRFKAKALRNLENQNHWMVNLSCQLQGFTSLIKDFSKELPLFRTVSENCFKLASFINNKTPIRNSFHKYQLQEYGNAGLLRVPLREYEKMDFGPVYTMLEDIMSSAQALQLVLLDESYKIVSMEDPTSREVAEMIRDVGFWNDLNAVHSLVKLIKEMAQEIEIERPLVGQCLPLWDELRAKVKDWCSKFHIAEGAVEKVIERRFKKNYHPAWAAAYILDPLYLLRDNSGKFLPPFKCLTPEQEKDVDKLITRLVSREEAHIALMELMKWRTEGLDPVYARAVQMKERDPVTGKMRIVNPQSSRLVWETYLTEFKSLGKVAVRLIFLHATSCGFKCNWSLLRWVCAHGHSREGMDKVQKLIFIAAHSKLDRRDVLSDEDKDADLFALANGKFLTIGAPSHAMLGSIFITSTRAACLVKC from the exons TCATTTTGCGACGCCGTTTTCTCCGCTTCCAATCCCTCCAGAACTGCCTCTGAGCATCTGAAACGTGGTACTTGTCCTAATTTTAACTCTCTACCGAAACCCATTTCTTCAATCTCACCCAACACTGCCTTATTGCCTTCTCCTTCTTGCGGTGGCTCTACAGTAGTGCATACTAGTAGTAATAGGAAGCGACCTGTCGTTTCTAGTTCAGGAATTTCCTGTTCTGGTGGCGTTGCATCATCAACGTATCCAGTGACAGCTGTGGGTAGTACGTACCAAGTGAGTCCTCTTGCTATCGTCGATCCATCACGATTCTCAGATGAGATAGCTATGTTGCCACAACAACCACATTTGATGTTGTCTGGTGGCAAAGAGGATTTAGGTGCTTTAGCTATGTTGGAAGATAGTGTAAAAAAGTTAAAGAGTCCTAAAACTTTGCCAGGACAAGCTCTGAGTAAGACCCAGATTGACTGCGCGTTTGATTATTTAGCTGATTGGGTTTACGAGTCTTGTGGGTCTGTGTCCTTTACTAGTTTAGAGCATCCAAAGTTCAGGGCTTTTCTGAATCAAGTTGGGTTGCCTGTGGTTTCAAGAAGGGATTTTGTTGGTGGGAGATTGAATGTCAAGTACGAGGAAGCTAGGGCTGAGTCTGAAGCAAGGATTAGAGATGCTATGTTTTTTCAGATTGCGTCAGACGGGTGGAAGGTGAAGAGTAATGGGGGTTTTGGTGATGTAAATTTGGTTAATTTGACAGTGAATTTGCCTAATGGAACTGGTTTGTATAGGAGAGCTGTGTTTGTTAGTGGTTCAGTGCCTTCAAAATATGCAGAGGAGGTTTTTTGGGAGACTATAACAGGCATCTGCGGGAGTCTTGTGCAACAGTGTGTAGGTATAGTTGCAGACAGGTTTAAGGCTAAGGCATTGAGGAATTTAGAGAACCAGAACCATTGGATGGTCAATCTTTCTTGTCAGTTACAAGGGTTCACAAGTTTGATTAAGGATTTTAGTAAGGAGCTTCCACTGTTCAGGACTGTTAGTGAGAATTGCTTCAAGCTTGCAAGTTTTATCAATAACAAGACACCAATTCGAAATAGTTTCCATAAATATCAATTGCAAGAGTACGGGAATGCAGGATTGTTGAGAGTGCCCTTGCGGGAGTATGAGAAGATGGATTTTGGACCTGTGTATACAATGCTAGAGGATATAATGAGCTCAGCTCAAGCATTGCAGTTGGTCTTGCTTGATGAATCGTATAAGATAGTATCAATGGAGGATCCTACTTCAAGAGAAGTTGCTGAGATGATTAGAGATGTGGGGTTTTGGAATGATTTGAATGCGGTGCATTCGCTAGTTAAGTTGATCAAGGAAATGGCTCAAGAGATTGAGATAGAGAGGCCATTAGTAGGGCAATGTCTGCCGCTATGGGATGAACTTAGAGCAAAAGTGAAGGATTGGTGTTCAAAGTTCCACATTGCTGAAGGAGCAGTGGAGAAAGTGATCGAAAGACGATTCAAGAAGAATTATCATCCTGCTTGGGCCGCGGCTTACATACTAGATCCACTTTATTTGCTGAGGGACAACAGTGGGAAATTCCTTCCTCCTTTCAAATGCTTGACCCCGGAGCAGGAAAAGGATGTAGACAAGCTTATAACCAGGCTTGTTTCAAGGGAGGAGGCTCATATTGCACTGATGGAACTCATGAAATGGAGAACAGAAGGGCTTGATCCTGTGTATGCAAGGGCTGTCCAGATGAAGGAGAGGGATCCCGTTACAGGAAAGATGAGGATAGTAAATCCCCAGAGTAGTAGGCTTGTCTGGGAGACTTATCTTACTGAGTTCAAGTCACTAGGGAAAGTTGCAGTTAGgcttatttttcttcatgccacTTCATGCGGGTTCAAATGCAATTGGTCTTTGCTGAGATGGGTGTGTGCCCACGGGCACTCAAGGGAAGGCATGGACAAGGTACAAAAGTTGATATTTATTGCTGCTCACTCAAAGCTTGATAGGCGGGATGTTTTGAGCGATGAAGATAAGGATGCAGATCTCTTTGCATTGGCAAATG GTAAGTTCCTGACTATAGGAGCTCCTTCACATGCCATGCTTGGAAGTATCTTTATCACATCTACTCGAGCTGCTTGCCTAGTTAAATGCTGA